TGCCATCCTCGATGTCGTGCGTGGAATAAGCGATGTCGTCGCACAGGTCCATCAGCTGAGCCTCAAGCGTCGCGCAGCCCTCCGGCATGCCCCACAGCCCGCGCAAATACCGGATGCCTTCCCACTCCTTCGGATACACGCCCTTCAGCCGCCCGGGCTCCTCGAGGCTGAACGGATATTTGTTGATCGCCAGCAGCGCGGCGGCGGTCAAATCGAGCCCGCTGTCGCTGCCCGCCCGCTTCTCGAGAAACATGAGAATGCGGTAATTTTGCGCGTTCCCCTCATAGGGCAGCCCGTGCTCGGCGGTCAGCAGCCGGTTCAGCACCTCTTCCCCTTTATGGCCGAAGGGCGGATGCCCCAGGTCGTGCGCAAGCGCGGCGATTTCGACCACTTCGGGCTGAATGACCAGCCCCGGATGAGCGGTTTTGGCCAGGAAGGGCTCCGTCTTGTTCAGGCGCCGCGCCACTTCGCGGGCGATCTGCGACACTTCCAGCGAATGCGTCAGACGCGTCCGGTAATAGTCGCCCGTCCCCGCGCCAAATACCTGCGATTTCCCCTGCAGACGGCGAAAAGCCGGCGATTGGATCAGCCTGGCGTAATCCTTCTCGTATTCGTCGCGATCCTCGCTGGAATGCACATTTTCGGTATCGTATAAACGCAATTTGCGTACATTCATCGGCTTCTTCCTTTCTGATCTGCCGTGCGAGCGAGAGAGCACGCGTCTGCACGCGGCCGGCTTGCCCGCCCGGGCCCGCGCCCGGGCAGCTCATGGCGGCATTACAGCCCAAGCTCCACGAACGCTTCGTTCATTTTTCGCCGCAGCGGCGTTTTCACGTCCTCGCCGGCAAATGCCGCGTCCAGCGCGCCGCGGACCAGACCGGCAATGTCGTGCTCGGCAAGTCCGCACCGTTCCATGAGCGTCAAATATTCGCGCGTTAGCGTCGTGCCCGAGACGGTCCGGTTGTCCGTATTGACCGTCACGGCAAGCCCTTCGCGCAAAAAATCCGGCAGCGGGTAGTCCCTCCACAGCTCCACCGCCTTGGTCTGCAGATTGCTGACCGGGCACATTTCGAGCGGGATGCGCCGCGCTTTGACGAGCTCAAGCACGGACCGGTCCTGCGTCAGCCGTACGCCGTGGCCGATCCGCCGGGCGCCCAGCCGTTCCACCGCCTCGCGGACATTGTCCGGCCCGGCCGCTTCGCCTGCGTGGATCGTGACCGGGAGCCCGAGCCCGGCCGCCAGCCCGAACAAGCCGCGGAACCGCGATGCCGGGAACGACGCTTCGTCCCCGGCCAGATCGACGGCGACAACGCCGCGGTCCCGGAACCGGGCGGCCGCCTCCACGACCGGACGGTTCACATCGGCATCGTGATGCCGCATGCAGATCGCGATCGCCCGGCTCGCGACGCCGAATTCCGCTTCGCCCTGCCGCAGACCGCTCAGCACATGGGCGATCGCCGCGTCCGGCGTCATGCCGCCAGCGGTATGCAGCTGCGGCGCAAAGCGCACCTCCATGTACAGGCAGCGCTCCTCCGCAGCCTGCCGGACAAGATCGCAGGCGATGCGCTCCAGCGCCTCGCCGTCCTGCATGAACGGCAGCACGAAATCGAAGGTTTTCAAGTAGTCCCGCAGACTTTCGCAGTCGTCCGGGACGGTCATATAGGCAAGCAGCGCCTCCGGAGTGTCGGCGGGAAGAGCGAGCTTCCGCTCCCGGGCAAGCGCCAGCAGCATTTCCGGCCGCACGCTTCCGTCCAGATGGACATGAAGGTCGACCTTCGGAAATGCGGCCATTCTTCGCTTTTGCTCCTCATGAACGGACGTCAACACCGATTCTCCCCCTCCTCCGATTATCGTATTCAAGTCAAGCGGCTTATGACGCCGATCTCTCATTTTAAATGAGGTTTATTCACACCGATTTGCCACGGACAAGCCGCGTAATCTTATTCTAAACCAAAAACGGCCGAAATGCCCCATTTTCATGGAGCAGCCGGCCGAAATTTTCAGGCTGCCATTCAAAACTTCCGTTACAGCAACGACTCGATCGAGGGCTTGATGTCATTCGGTACGACCCTCGGCTCGAAACGGCCGACGACTTGTCCGTCGCGGCCGATCAGGAATTTCGTGAAATTCCAGCGGATCGAGTTGTCGTTGCCGCTCTCCGCCGCGTCCTCGCCCTGATACG
This genomic window from Paenibacillus humicola contains:
- a CDS encoding deoxyguanosinetriphosphate triphosphohydrolase family protein, whose translation is MNVRKLRLYDTENVHSSEDRDEYEKDYARLIQSPAFRRLQGKSQVFGAGTGDYYRTRLTHSLEVSQIAREVARRLNKTEPFLAKTAHPGLVIQPEVVEIAALAHDLGHPPFGHKGEEVLNRLLTAEHGLPYEGNAQNYRILMFLEKRAGSDSGLDLTAAALLAINKYPFSLEEPGRLKGVYPKEWEGIRYLRGLWGMPEGCATLEAQLMDLCDDIAYSTHDIEDGIRAGKIQMNRSFFEDDRLAAHLVQEIVEDTGNTNVGWDQVDILAMVRSVCARYLEQWEAVYAESGREASRARREMKARWVSKFAGRVGIIDDARTGWKRVTFVADGQEDLELLRTMEILKKLAWVTLIKDFRVQRLQKRSEIMLQRLWETFKREETGRLIVPPDWIESFERLKDNWTWPRLVADYIAGMTDAYAEKVYGELFASRTGSIYERD
- the add gene encoding adenosine deaminase, giving the protein MLTSVHEEQKRRMAAFPKVDLHVHLDGSVRPEMLLALARERKLALPADTPEALLAYMTVPDDCESLRDYLKTFDFVLPFMQDGEALERIACDLVRQAAEERCLYMEVRFAPQLHTAGGMTPDAAIAHVLSGLRQGEAEFGVASRAIAICMRHHDADVNRPVVEAAARFRDRGVVAVDLAGDEASFPASRFRGLFGLAAGLGLPVTIHAGEAAGPDNVREAVERLGARRIGHGVRLTQDRSVLELVKARRIPLEMCPVSNLQTKAVELWRDYPLPDFLREGLAVTVNTDNRTVSGTTLTREYLTLMERCGLAEHDIAGLVRGALDAAFAGEDVKTPLRRKMNEAFVELGL